One Chrysiogenia bacterium DNA window includes the following coding sequences:
- a CDS encoding DUF2804 domain-containing protein: MVGRNSLTHEKEITSEVLECLEDGTLNPEAVGFSRHPHHRCNLKGSWGRKKRWDYWCVTSREGALSITYADIDYIGLATVSFLDFETKEFTEKVAIVPLARGFSQPETVAGSDVVFNGSGLHFGIHEEKERARVVVSFKKLGGPHVEAELEVDRPATHETLNVLVPWSDTRFQFTSKQNTLPTRGHVTVGKRRYEFNAANDSFATLDFGRGKWPRKTTWNWGSASGHSGMDVIGLQFGGKWTDGTGVTESGLVINGKLSKIGEAIEWTYNTRDYREPWLLKTRESRALDLVFDPFYERTMKLPLGSWGAEVHQCFGRYSGRITDEEGQEYEIEDIIGWAEEMRASW, from the coding sequence ATGGTGGGACGCAACTCACTGACCCATGAAAAGGAAATCACCAGCGAGGTGCTTGAGTGCCTGGAAGACGGCACGCTCAATCCCGAGGCCGTCGGGTTTTCCCGGCATCCGCACCATCGCTGCAACCTGAAGGGCTCCTGGGGGCGCAAGAAACGCTGGGATTACTGGTGCGTCACCAGTCGCGAAGGCGCGCTCTCGATTACCTACGCCGACATCGACTACATCGGGCTGGCCACAGTCAGCTTCCTCGATTTCGAGACCAAAGAGTTCACCGAAAAAGTGGCCATCGTGCCCCTGGCGCGCGGATTTTCCCAGCCCGAAACCGTCGCAGGCAGCGACGTGGTCTTCAATGGTTCGGGCCTGCATTTTGGCATTCACGAAGAGAAAGAACGCGCGCGCGTCGTCGTGAGCTTCAAGAAACTTGGCGGTCCGCACGTGGAGGCCGAGCTTGAAGTCGATCGCCCCGCCACGCACGAAACGCTCAACGTACTCGTTCCCTGGAGCGACACGCGCTTTCAGTTCACTTCCAAGCAAAACACGCTGCCCACGCGCGGACATGTCACCGTTGGAAAGCGTCGCTATGAGTTCAATGCCGCCAATGATTCCTTTGCCACGCTGGACTTCGGACGCGGCAAGTGGCCGCGCAAGACGACGTGGAACTGGGGCTCGGCATCCGGTCACTCGGGCATGGATGTCATCGGCCTGCAGTTCGGCGGCAAGTGGACCGACGGTACCGGCGTGACCGAGAGCGGACTCGTCATCAACGGCAAGCTCAGCAAAATCGGTGAGGCCATCGAGTGGACCTACAACACCCGCGATTATCGCGAGCCCTGGCTGCTCAAGACCCGGGAGAGCCGCGCTCTCGATCTGGTATTCGATCCCTTCTACGAACGCACGATGAAGCTGCCTCTGGGCTCCTGGGGGGCCGAAGTCCACCAGTGTTTCGGGCGCTACAGCGGCCGCATTACCGATGAAGAGGGCCAGGAATACGAAATCGAGGACATTATCGGCTGGGCCGAGGAGATGCGTGCGAGCTGGTAG
- a CDS encoding hemerythrin domain-containing protein gives MVDPSLVPTLKKQHAALAESLGSFTNKTPSSADIKHFTVALLAHLNLEDTKLYPALADGGAISRAVASGFQMTMTSLAKAATAFVQKWSENEPSSDETAFHNELRVVVEKLSERIRTEEEKLYPLVEKL, from the coding sequence ATGGTCGATCCATCCCTTGTTCCAACACTCAAGAAGCAACATGCAGCCCTCGCAGAGTCTCTTGGTAGCTTCACAAACAAGACGCCGTCTTCAGCCGATATTAAGCATTTTACCGTCGCGCTTCTCGCACACCTGAATCTCGAAGACACCAAGCTTTATCCCGCGCTCGCAGACGGCGGCGCGATCTCCCGCGCGGTGGCCAGCGGCTTCCAGATGACCATGACTTCGCTGGCAAAAGCCGCAACTGCGTTCGTCCAGAAATGGTCGGAAAACGAGCCTTCCAGCGACGAAACGGCATTCCACAATGAACTCAGGGTTGTGGTGGAAAAACTCAGCGAGCGAATCCGCACTGAGGAAGAAAAGCTCTACCCACTGGTAGAGAAACTCTAG